A genomic segment from Salvia splendens isolate huo1 chromosome 13, SspV2, whole genome shotgun sequence encodes:
- the LOC121762121 gene encoding protein ABSCISIC ACID-INSENSITIVE 5-like → MVGYNSNMVTSDSEIISQPEMDQPRDETSLQSLGRQSSIYSLTLDEFQHTLSENGTKNFGSMNMDEFLNSIWTAEEHQNQAHAHGQAPPDCHPKGTCVGNGKAKQLSLSRQGSLNIPEPLCSKTVDEVWSEIHRSHHHGNGHIPNPNTAHKQPTFGEMTLEDFLIRAGVVREQNLAAAVAVPPPHPQQPAFGMYQNNNSHPAMGPSFVARPVMGVAGYQPLQTGVGDAAGYGGGVKSYSQGPPPAVGYGGRVGNGSGGGLGMGSPVSPLSDGMGAGQVEGEVDGMSGGRRRGIEWPVEKVVERRQRRMIKNRESAARSRARKQAYTVELEAELNQLKEENLYLKQALEEMERKRKIEQYYEEQEAQKSFKGSEKLRAMRRSLSCPY, encoded by the exons ATGGTGGGCTATAATTCGAATATGGTAACATCAGATTCTGAAATAATATCTCAACCAGAAATGGATCAGCCTAGAGATGAGACAAGCCTTCAGTCGTTGGGGCGTCAATCATCGATCTACTCTCTCACACTCGATGAGTTCCAACACACTCTTTCTGAGAATGGTACTAAGAACTTTGGATCCATGAACATGGATGAGTTCCTCAACAGCATCTGGACCGCCGAGGAACATCAAAATCAAGCTCACGCGCACGGCCAAGCCCCACCCGACTGCCACC CTAAAGGTACTTGTGTTGGGAATGGAAAAGCCAAGCAGTTGAGCTTGTCTAGACAGGGCTCACTCAACATCCCGGAGCCTCTCTGTAGTAAGACCGTGGACGAGGTGTGGTCTGAGATTCACCGCAGTCACCACCATGGCAACGGCCATATTCCCAATCCCAACACTGCTCATAAACAACCTACTTTTGGAGAGATGACGCTCGAAGATTTCTTGATACGGGCCGGGGTTGTCAGAGAACAGAATCTGGCAGCTGCTGTGGCAGtgcctcctcctcatcctcagCAGCCGGCCTTCGGAATGTACCAGAACAACAACAGCCATCCTGCAATGGGGCCAAGCTTCGTTGCAAGACCGGTGATGGGTGTTGCAGGTTATCAGCCACTGCAGACGGGTGTGGGGGACGCAGCAGGGTACGGAGGAGGGGTGAAAAGCTACTCACAAGGCCCTCCTCCAGCAGTCGGCTACGGAGGGAGAGTGGGAAATGGAAGCGGAGGGGGATTGGGAATGGGGTCGCCAGTGAGCCCGTTGTCGGATGGAATGGGGGCGGGGCAAGTTGAGGGTGAAGTGGATGGGATGAGTGGAGGACGGAGGCGGGGCATAGAGTGGCCGGTGGAGAAGGTGGTGGAGAGGCGCCAACGAAGAATGATCAAGAATAGGGAGTCTGCAGCCAGATCTAGGGCCAGGAAGCag GCTTACACGGTCGAGCTCGAAGCAGAGTTGAACCAACTCAAAGAAGAGAATTTATATCTGAAGCAGGCTCTG GAGGAgatggagaggaaaagaaaaatagaacaG TATTACGAGGAACAGGAGGCGCAAAAATCATTCAAAGGTAGTGAGAAACTAAGAGCAATGAGGAGGAGTTTGAGTTGTCCTTACTGA